From Aurantimicrobium sp. INA4, one genomic window encodes:
- the gcvT gene encoding glycine cleavage system aminomethyltransferase GcvT, whose translation MSDTPRYSTLHAVHESLGASFTDFAGFMMPVRYDSDLAEHHSVRTAAGIFDISHMAEISITGPDAGAFLDYALAGKLSALNIGQAKYSLLLNEAGGIIDDLVIYRLGETHWLVVANAGNRFPAVEALNHRTAGFDVNVKDESDATALIAVQGPNSLDILLHTVGLELSAEAQDRPENTLETLKYYWSLPAVFLGNPVLIGRTGYTGEDGFELYVDVQHAAALWNALMVAGEGRGLVPTGLACRDTLRLEAGMPLYGHELNLTTAPVQAGLGKVVALSKEGDFVGRAAAEKGVAADAPVLVGLVGEGKRAARADYEVYSGENKVGVITSGALSPTLEYPIAMAFVDPSVSEIGTVIDVDIRGTRLPYTVTALPFYSRKKN comes from the coding sequence ATGTCTGATACACCTCGATACTCAACTCTGCACGCAGTGCATGAGTCACTCGGCGCAAGCTTCACTGACTTTGCAGGCTTCATGATGCCTGTTCGTTATGACAGTGACCTCGCCGAGCACCACTCCGTGCGCACTGCTGCAGGTATCTTCGATATCTCCCACATGGCAGAAATCTCCATAACGGGCCCTGATGCAGGTGCGTTCTTGGACTACGCACTCGCCGGGAAGCTCTCAGCTTTGAACATCGGTCAGGCTAAGTACTCACTTCTTCTCAACGAAGCAGGAGGCATCATTGATGACCTCGTGATCTATCGTTTGGGTGAGACGCACTGGTTGGTTGTAGCCAACGCAGGTAACCGTTTCCCCGCCGTAGAAGCACTCAACCACCGCACTGCAGGTTTTGACGTCAACGTCAAAGACGAAAGTGACGCAACCGCACTGATTGCAGTGCAGGGACCCAACTCACTCGACATTCTCTTGCACACGGTTGGTCTCGAGCTTTCTGCTGAAGCGCAAGATCGCCCAGAAAACACCTTGGAGACACTCAAGTACTACTGGTCTTTGCCCGCAGTGTTCTTGGGTAACCCTGTCCTGATCGGACGTACCGGATACACCGGCGAAGATGGTTTCGAACTTTATGTCGACGTTCAGCACGCCGCCGCATTGTGGAATGCTCTCATGGTTGCCGGCGAAGGGCGTGGACTTGTTCCTACCGGTCTTGCGTGCCGCGACACTCTCCGTCTGGAAGCAGGTATGCCTCTCTACGGCCACGAGCTCAACCTCACCACCGCTCCAGTTCAAGCAGGCCTGGGAAAGGTCGTTGCCCTCTCCAAAGAAGGCGACTTTGTTGGCCGTGCCGCAGCAGAAAAGGGTGTCGCCGCTGACGCACCCGTGCTGGTGGGTCTGGTTGGTGAAGGCAAGCGTGCTGCGCGAGCAGACTACGAGGTCTATTCCGGTGAAAACAAGGTCGGCGTGATTACCTCAGGTGCTCTTTCACCCACCCTGGAATACCCCATTGCCATGGCTTTTGTTGACCCCTCTGTCTCCGAGATTGGCACCGTCATCGATGTGGATATCCGAGGCACTCGTCTTCCCTATACCGTTACCGCTTTACCGTTTTACAGCAGAAAGAAGAACTAA
- a CDS encoding TetR/AcrR family transcriptional regulator: MAKTSHPTRDRLIETMAELLDGSDPEHITADQVLNTSGVSKGSLYHHFEDFEDLLEAALISRFSKNVDATIDQLASILAVASSRDELLASLRKVNDFDQDQSRFRFRLERARAAGLTYSSPRFHDALGVEQQRLTDAFTDVFVEAQNKGWMSNEVDARAAAVFVQAYTVGRVVDDIAPEKVNTEAWIDLIMRVIDKAILT; this comes from the coding sequence ATGGCTAAAACCTCCCACCCCACTCGCGACCGTCTCATCGAGACGATGGCTGAGCTGTTGGATGGTTCAGACCCTGAACACATCACAGCAGACCAGGTACTGAATACCAGTGGTGTTTCCAAGGGATCGCTGTATCACCACTTCGAGGATTTTGAAGATCTACTCGAGGCTGCCCTCATCTCTCGGTTCAGCAAAAACGTGGATGCCACAATTGACCAGCTTGCCTCCATTCTTGCCGTTGCTAGTTCCCGCGATGAGCTTCTTGCTTCTTTGCGTAAAGTCAACGATTTTGACCAAGACCAATCACGTTTTCGTTTCCGTCTCGAGCGTGCCCGAGCTGCGGGTTTGACCTACAGCAGCCCTCGATTCCACGATGCCCTGGGAGTAGAGCAACAACGTCTCACCGACGCCTTCACGGACGTTTTTGTTGAAGCTCAAAACAAGGGTTGGATGTCTAACGAAGTTGACGCTCGTGCAGCAGCAGTTTTTGTTCAGGCCTACACCGTTGGTCGAGTCGTCGACGACATCGCACCTGAGAAGGTGAACACCGAGGCATGGATTGATTTGATCATGCGCGTGATCGACAAAGCTATTCTCACTTAG
- the typA gene encoding translational GTPase TypA — MAHALRSDLRNVAIVAHVDHGKTTLVDAMLKQTNSFDAHFAGEDRMMDSNDLEREKGITILAKNTAVSYEGKHATHGPITINVIDTPGHADFGGEVERGLSMVDGVVLLVDASEGPLPQTRFVLRKALEAKLPVILLVNKTDRPDARIDEVVGESQDLLLGLASDMADDVPDLDLDSILDVPVVYASGRAGAASHNKPADGSLPDNDDLEPLFEAILKHIPAPSYDDEAPLQAHVTNLDASPFLGRLALIRVFNGTIKKGQTVAWVKHDGTVSNVRITELLKTKALERFPAESAAPGDIVAVAGIDEITIGETLADPDDVRPLPAITVDDPAISMTIGTNTSPLVGKVKGHKLTARMVKDRLDRELIGNVSLKVVDIGRPDTWEVQGRGELALAILVENMRREGFELTVGKPQVVTKKVDGKVHEPYEHLTIDAPEEYLGAITQLLAARKGRMESMVNHGTGWVRMEFIVPSRGLIGFRTEFLTATRGTGIANAISHGYEEWAGQIVTRVNGSIVADRAGVVTPFAIIGLQERMSFFVQPTEEVYEGMVIGENSRADDMDVNITKEKKLTNMRSSTADSFESMTPSRQLSLEECLEFAREDECVEVTPETVRIRKVELDAQSRARNASRLKKQNE, encoded by the coding sequence ATGGCGCACGCCCTCCGCTCAGACCTGCGCAACGTCGCAATCGTTGCACACGTTGACCACGGTAAGACCACTCTTGTTGACGCAATGCTCAAGCAGACCAACTCGTTCGACGCCCACTTTGCTGGCGAAGACCGCATGATGGACTCCAACGATCTTGAACGCGAAAAGGGCATCACCATCCTTGCGAAGAACACGGCTGTGTCTTACGAAGGAAAGCACGCAACACATGGTCCAATCACCATTAACGTGATTGACACTCCTGGCCACGCTGACTTCGGTGGCGAGGTGGAGCGCGGTTTGTCCATGGTGGACGGCGTTGTGCTTCTGGTTGATGCTTCTGAAGGTCCTCTTCCTCAGACCCGCTTCGTGTTGCGCAAGGCACTGGAAGCAAAGCTTCCCGTGATCTTGTTGGTGAACAAGACTGACCGTCCCGACGCACGTATCGATGAGGTTGTAGGCGAAAGCCAGGACCTGCTTCTTGGTCTTGCATCCGATATGGCTGATGATGTTCCCGATCTAGATCTGGACTCCATCCTGGATGTTCCTGTTGTTTATGCTTCTGGCCGTGCAGGTGCCGCAAGCCACAACAAGCCAGCAGATGGTTCGCTGCCAGATAACGATGACCTCGAGCCTCTTTTCGAAGCAATTCTCAAGCACATTCCTGCTCCCTCTTACGATGACGAAGCACCACTTCAGGCTCACGTCACCAACCTGGACGCTTCGCCCTTCCTGGGCCGTTTGGCTCTGATTCGTGTGTTCAACGGAACCATCAAAAAGGGTCAGACTGTTGCCTGGGTCAAGCACGATGGCACTGTCTCCAATGTTCGCATCACCGAACTTTTGAAGACCAAAGCCCTCGAGCGTTTCCCCGCTGAGAGCGCTGCTCCCGGTGACATTGTTGCTGTGGCAGGTATTGATGAGATCACCATCGGTGAAACTCTTGCTGATCCCGATGATGTTCGTCCACTGCCGGCCATTACAGTCGACGACCCCGCTATTTCGATGACTATCGGAACCAACACCTCTCCTCTGGTCGGTAAGGTCAAGGGTCACAAGCTCACCGCTCGTATGGTGAAGGACCGCCTTGACCGTGAACTCATCGGTAACGTTTCGCTCAAGGTTGTCGACATCGGCCGCCCTGACACCTGGGAAGTCCAGGGCCGTGGTGAACTTGCGCTGGCCATCTTGGTTGAGAACATGCGCCGTGAAGGTTTCGAGCTCACCGTGGGTAAGCCACAGGTAGTGACCAAGAAGGTTGACGGCAAGGTTCACGAACCCTACGAGCACCTCACCATTGATGCACCAGAGGAATACCTTGGTGCGATCACTCAGCTCCTTGCAGCTCGCAAGGGACGTATGGAATCGATGGTTAACCATGGAACCGGTTGGGTTCGTATGGAATTCATCGTTCCTTCACGTGGTCTGATCGGTTTCCGCACCGAATTCCTCACCGCAACCCGTGGTACTGGTATCGCTAACGCTATTTCTCACGGATATGAAGAGTGGGCGGGTCAGATTGTGACCCGTGTCAACGGCTCTATTGTGGCTGACCGCGCCGGTGTGGTCACCCCCTTCGCCATCATTGGCCTGCAGGAGCGTATGAGCTTCTTCGTTCAGCCCACTGAAGAGGTTTATGAAGGCATGGTTATTGGTGAGAACTCTCGTGCTGATGACATGGATGTGAACATCACTAAGGAAAAGAAGCTGACAAACATGCGTTCGTCAACTGCAGACAGTTTCGAGTCCATGACTCCATCACGTCAGCTCTCTCTCGAGGAGTGCCTCGAGTTTGCTCGTGAAGACGAGTGTGTTGAGGTTACACCTGAAACGGTGCGCATTCGTAAGGTTGAGCTCGATGCTCAGTCTCGTGCACGTAACGCGAGCCGCCTCAAGAAGCAGAACGAGTAA
- a CDS encoding NUDIX domain-containing protein, with the protein MSTEQSQVSLAVSTVIFALRPHSSGTPELVLPLVRRIREPYQGQWALPGGPLNLDEDLSQAASRTLLETTALEPRYLEQLYAFGQLDRSPDDRVVSIVYWALVAGDEADRAIQSENVQWFTADDLPELAFDHNLIVEYALWRLRTKLEYSRIAHGFLGETFTLAQLREVYEVVLRKPVDPGNFRRMVEASGTVVPTGERLAGTPHRPPQLYRYNTSIDLSDNGPLSQLEASRTLAFTRGEHS; encoded by the coding sequence ATGTCAACCGAGCAAAGCCAGGTTTCCCTCGCCGTCTCCACGGTGATCTTTGCGTTGCGTCCACACAGCTCGGGAACACCGGAGCTGGTTCTTCCATTGGTACGGCGTATTCGGGAGCCCTACCAAGGTCAATGGGCTCTGCCTGGCGGACCATTGAACTTGGATGAAGACTTGTCTCAGGCAGCCTCACGCACCCTGTTGGAAACGACAGCACTGGAGCCGCGCTATCTAGAACAGCTCTACGCCTTCGGCCAGCTTGACCGCTCCCCCGATGACCGCGTTGTCTCCATTGTTTACTGGGCACTCGTGGCCGGCGACGAAGCAGATCGCGCAATACAGAGCGAGAATGTCCAGTGGTTCACTGCCGACGACCTGCCCGAACTAGCTTTTGACCATAACCTCATTGTCGAATACGCCCTGTGGCGGTTGCGCACCAAGCTGGAATACTCACGCATTGCCCACGGCTTCTTAGGTGAAACCTTCACCCTTGCTCAGCTACGTGAAGTCTACGAAGTGGTTCTGCGCAAGCCTGTAGATCCTGGCAACTTCCGCCGCATGGTCGAAGCCAGTGGAACTGTGGTGCCCACCGGCGAGCGCCTCGCCGGTACGCCACACCGCCCTCCCCAGCTCTATCGCTACAACACCTCCATTGATTTATCGGACAACGGTCCACTCTCACAGCTCGAGGCATCCCGCACTCTGGCATTCACCCGAGGAGAACACTCATGA
- the gcvP gene encoding aminomethyl-transferring glycine dehydrogenase: MSNAFVNRHIGTDSSAQAHMLKQLGYDSIEQLIEAAIPESIHVDQFRAAGSSLLPEPATEREALAELRELASKNTVRRSLIGQGYYDTITPAVIKRNVLENPSWYTAYTPYQPEISQGRLEAIINFQTMVTDLTGLSTANGSMLDESTSAVEAMLLARRSSKVQSNVFVVDSDVLPQTKSLIAGRVGAVDIEVVELDLASGAQLPEAFGVLIQYPGASGRIWDPSDVIAKAKEAGAVTIVAADLLALTLITSPAELGADVAVGSSQRFGVPLGFGGPHAGYLAVREGLERSMPGRLVGVSLDANGEPAYRLTLQAREQHIRRDKATSNICTAQVLLAVMAGMYAVYHGPEGLKEIATQVHERATALAAILRAGGVQVAHENFFDTLTVSVPGKAQAIFDSAKQGGFLLNLVDADTLSISVDETTTPGEVETVAGFFGADAAYEAVAAAVPAKLVRTSSYLEHPVFNTHRSETSMMRYLKRLADFDYALDRGMIPLGSCTMKLNSATEMEAVTWPEFGGLHPFAPADDVAGYVEMIAQLEKWLIDLTGYNTISLQPNAGSQGELAGLLAIRGYHLANGDTQRTICLIPSSAHGTNAASAVLAGMSVVVVACDEVGNVDLDDLRAKIAEHGDKLAALMITYPSTHGVYEHAVLDITAAVHAAGGQVYVDGANLNAMTGFARFGDFGGDVSHLNLHKTFCIPHGGGGPGVGPVAAKAHLAPYLPSHFAIQNPHHVLVEDGKVTTVTHDGVQISAAPYGSPSILPISWAYVRMMGEEGIRQATASAVLAANYISQRLAPYFPTLYTGDNGLVAHECILDIRPLTAETGVTVDDVAKRLVDFGFHAPTMSFPVAGTLMIEPTESEDLEEIERFINAMITIKAEADAVLAGEWPADDNPLHNAPHTAASIAGEWNHPYSREKAAYPFAEGLDAVTRTMRVRSKYWAPVRRVDNAYGDRNLVCSCPPPEAFEN, translated from the coding sequence ATGTCGAACGCGTTCGTCAACCGCCACATCGGAACAGATTCTTCTGCTCAAGCACACATGCTTAAGCAGTTGGGATATGACAGCATTGAGCAGCTCATTGAGGCTGCTATCCCTGAGTCCATTCACGTGGACCAGTTCCGTGCTGCGGGTTCTTCACTACTTCCAGAACCTGCCACCGAACGTGAAGCACTGGCTGAACTGCGTGAGTTGGCGTCGAAGAACACCGTTCGTCGCTCACTCATTGGTCAGGGCTATTACGACACCATTACTCCTGCAGTGATTAAGCGCAATGTTCTGGAGAACCCCAGCTGGTACACCGCGTACACCCCGTACCAGCCTGAAATCTCGCAGGGTCGTTTGGAAGCCATCATCAACTTCCAGACCATGGTGACTGACCTCACTGGCCTGTCCACTGCGAACGGTTCCATGCTGGATGAGTCGACTTCTGCTGTAGAGGCCATGCTGCTGGCACGTCGCTCCTCCAAAGTGCAGTCCAATGTGTTTGTTGTTGACTCTGATGTCTTGCCACAAACCAAGAGCCTCATTGCTGGTCGTGTTGGTGCTGTGGATATCGAGGTCGTGGAACTGGATCTCGCCTCCGGCGCACAGCTGCCCGAGGCTTTTGGTGTGCTCATTCAATACCCCGGAGCCTCGGGTCGTATTTGGGACCCCAGTGATGTCATCGCCAAGGCTAAGGAAGCAGGTGCTGTCACCATCGTGGCAGCAGACCTGCTGGCACTAACTCTCATTACATCCCCTGCAGAATTGGGTGCTGACGTTGCTGTGGGTTCCTCACAGCGCTTTGGCGTTCCGCTGGGCTTTGGTGGGCCACACGCCGGTTACCTCGCTGTTCGTGAGGGTCTTGAGCGCAGCATGCCCGGTCGTCTCGTCGGTGTTTCGCTCGATGCCAACGGTGAGCCTGCATACCGTTTGACTCTGCAAGCTCGTGAGCAGCACATCCGTCGCGATAAGGCGACCTCCAACATTTGTACCGCACAGGTTCTGCTTGCTGTGATGGCCGGCATGTATGCCGTGTACCACGGTCCAGAAGGCCTCAAGGAAATCGCTACCCAGGTGCACGAGCGTGCAACCGCTTTGGCAGCGATTCTTCGTGCCGGCGGTGTCCAGGTCGCACACGAGAACTTCTTTGACACTCTCACCGTGTCAGTTCCTGGCAAGGCTCAGGCCATCTTTGATTCTGCCAAGCAGGGTGGTTTCTTGCTCAACCTCGTTGATGCAGACACTCTCTCCATTTCGGTGGATGAAACCACCACCCCAGGTGAGGTGGAAACTGTCGCTGGCTTCTTCGGCGCTGACGCTGCTTACGAAGCAGTTGCCGCTGCTGTTCCCGCCAAGCTAGTTCGTACCTCGAGCTACCTTGAGCACCCTGTGTTCAACACACACCGAAGCGAAACCAGCATGATGCGCTACCTCAAGCGTCTTGCGGACTTCGACTACGCCCTCGATCGCGGCATGATTCCTCTGGGATCGTGCACAATGAAGCTCAACTCGGCTACCGAAATGGAAGCAGTGACCTGGCCCGAGTTTGGCGGATTGCACCCCTTTGCACCTGCTGATGATGTAGCTGGATATGTTGAGATGATTGCTCAGCTGGAGAAGTGGCTCATTGACCTCACCGGGTACAACACCATCTCTCTCCAGCCCAACGCTGGAAGCCAGGGAGAGCTTGCCGGATTGCTTGCTATTCGCGGATACCACCTGGCTAATGGGGACACTCAGCGCACCATCTGTTTGATTCCTTCCAGTGCACACGGAACCAACGCGGCATCTGCAGTTCTTGCAGGCATGAGCGTGGTTGTTGTTGCTTGTGACGAGGTTGGAAACGTTGACCTCGATGATCTGCGGGCAAAGATCGCCGAGCACGGCGACAAGCTAGCCGCGCTCATGATTACCTACCCTTCCACTCACGGTGTCTACGAGCACGCTGTGCTCGACATCACTGCAGCTGTTCACGCAGCTGGTGGCCAGGTTTATGTTGATGGTGCAAACCTCAATGCAATGACCGGGTTTGCTCGCTTTGGTGACTTTGGTGGTGACGTCTCTCACCTGAACCTGCACAAGACCTTCTGTATTCCTCACGGTGGTGGTGGCCCCGGTGTTGGACCAGTTGCAGCCAAGGCGCACCTTGCACCCTATCTGCCCAGCCACTTTGCTATCCAGAACCCACACCACGTGCTCGTTGAAGATGGCAAGGTCACCACGGTTACACACGATGGTGTTCAGATCTCGGCAGCTCCCTATGGTTCACCGAGCATCTTGCCTATCTCCTGGGCATATGTGCGCATGATGGGTGAAGAGGGCATCCGCCAAGCAACAGCGTCTGCTGTGTTGGCTGCAAACTACATCTCTCAGCGTTTGGCGCCGTATTTCCCCACTCTCTACACCGGAGATAACGGTCTTGTCGCTCACGAGTGCATTCTGGATATCCGTCCTCTGACGGCGGAGACTGGTGTGACAGTGGATGACGTAGCCAAGCGTTTGGTGGACTTTGGCTTCCACGCTCCCACGATGAGCTTCCCTGTTGCGGGAACTCTCATGATTGAGCCCACCGAATCTGAGGACCTCGAAGAGATCGAGCGTTTCATCAATGCCATGATCACCATTAAGGCAGAGGCAGATGCTGTTCTTGCAGGCGAGTGGCCAGCTGATGACAACCCTTTGCACAACGCGCCTCACACTGCAGCGTCGATTGCTGGTGAGTGGAACCACCCTTACTCGCGAGAGAAGGCTGCCTACCCCTTTGCTGAGGGTCTGGATGCCGTTACTCGAACGATGCGCGTGCGCAGCAAATACTGGGCACCAGTTCGTCGTGTTGATAACGCTTACGGTGACCGTAACCTCGTGTGTTCATGCCCACCGCCTGAGGCATTCGAAAACTAA
- the gcvH gene encoding glycine cleavage system protein GcvH — translation MANPSHLKYTEEHEWLDINGDSATVGITAYAAEKLGDVVYVELPKVGSSINAGTVVGEIESTKSVGELYAPASGTVVEVNDAVVASPELVNEDPFGAGWLIKISITDLPALLEADAYTALTGE, via the coding sequence ATGGCTAACCCCTCACACCTCAAATACACCGAAGAGCACGAGTGGCTCGACATTAACGGTGACAGTGCCACCGTTGGCATCACCGCGTATGCGGCTGAGAAGCTCGGCGATGTTGTTTATGTTGAACTTCCCAAGGTTGGTTCCTCCATCAACGCCGGAACTGTAGTTGGAGAGATCGAGTCCACCAAGAGTGTTGGCGAACTTTACGCTCCTGCATCAGGAACAGTCGTCGAGGTTAACGACGCTGTCGTTGCAAGCCCAGAATTGGTCAACGAAGACCCATTCGGTGCTGGTTGGTTGATCAAGATCAGTATCACTGACTTACCTGCACTGCTTGAGGCTGACGCTTACACCGCGCTTACCGGCGAATAA
- the efeU gene encoding iron uptake transporter permease EfeU, protein MFANLLIGLREGLEAALIIGILGAYLIKIDRRDVLPKMWAGVGIAALLSAAVGILLGVGVATLDDRSEEILAGTLSFLAVVLVTWMIFWMAKTARSIKAHLESDIDKNLAGNGWGIMLVAFLAVGREGIETAVFIWAAANATGERLLPTLGAVIGLGIAALLGWLIFKGMVRLDLKKFFTWSGAFLIIVAAGILSYGIHEWQEAGLLPGDASKAFNVEAVIAPDTWYAVLLRGTIGFTPEMSWLQVIGWVLYAGITMTIFLRSMKTKAPAN, encoded by the coding sequence ATGTTCGCTAACTTGCTCATCGGTCTTCGTGAAGGCCTCGAAGCGGCACTGATCATCGGAATCCTCGGCGCTTATCTCATCAAAATTGATCGCCGTGATGTGTTGCCCAAGATGTGGGCAGGCGTAGGAATAGCTGCGCTCCTCTCAGCAGCAGTTGGAATTCTTCTCGGTGTTGGTGTTGCAACACTGGATGACAGATCAGAAGAAATCCTCGCTGGGACACTGTCCTTTCTTGCAGTTGTCCTCGTGACCTGGATGATTTTCTGGATGGCCAAAACTGCTCGCAGCATCAAGGCACATCTGGAATCAGACATAGATAAGAACCTTGCCGGCAACGGCTGGGGAATCATGCTTGTCGCATTTTTAGCTGTCGGACGTGAAGGAATAGAAACTGCCGTCTTTATTTGGGCGGCAGCCAACGCAACAGGTGAACGCCTGCTGCCAACATTGGGCGCCGTCATTGGTCTCGGGATAGCAGCTCTACTGGGTTGGCTGATATTCAAGGGAATGGTGCGGCTCGATCTCAAGAAGTTCTTTACGTGGTCAGGAGCTTTCCTCATTATCGTTGCAGCTGGAATCCTCAGCTACGGAATCCATGAGTGGCAAGAAGCAGGTTTGCTCCCTGGTGACGCCAGCAAGGCCTTCAACGTGGAAGCTGTCATTGCCCCAGACACCTGGTATGCCGTATTACTTCGCGGAACAATTGGCTTCACACCAGAAATGTCTTGGCTGCAGGTTATCGGCTGGGTTCTCTACGCCGGAATTACCATGACGATTTTCCTGCGCTCAATGAAAACGAAAGCCCCCGCCAATTAA
- a CDS encoding cysteine hydrolase family protein gives MTKNALIVVDVQQGFDDPRNGPRNNPHCEDNVRALLNQWRSSGQPVVLVRHDSIKQGSPLAPGQAGNDLKPGIDGPHDLFVTKTVNSAFYGTPDLDAWLKKENINAITVCGIMTNFCCETTARMGGNLGYDVTFVLDATHTFDKKDIDGNIIPAEEVARMTAANLHGEFATVKSTAEVLAG, from the coding sequence ATGACAAAGAATGCACTGATTGTGGTTGATGTTCAGCAAGGCTTTGACGACCCCCGCAACGGTCCTAGAAATAACCCACACTGTGAAGACAACGTTCGTGCGTTGTTGAATCAATGGCGTTCTTCGGGCCAACCTGTCGTTCTAGTGCGTCATGACTCCATTAAGCAGGGATCTCCGTTGGCTCCCGGTCAAGCCGGTAATGACCTCAAACCCGGTATTGATGGCCCACATGACCTCTTCGTCACCAAGACGGTCAACTCCGCCTTCTATGGCACCCCAGATTTGGATGCGTGGCTAAAGAAAGAAAACATCAATGCCATAACTGTCTGCGGAATTATGACGAATTTCTGCTGCGAAACTACCGCACGCATGGGCGGAAACCTGGGTTACGACGTGACCTTTGTGTTGGATGCCACGCATACTTTCGACAAGAAGGACATCGACGGCAACATCATCCCTGCTGAGGAGGTCGCACGTATGACAGCAGCAAACCTGCATGGTGAATTTGCTACCGTGAAATCAACCGCGGAGGTGTTGGCAGGCTAA
- a CDS encoding type II CAAX endopeptidase family protein: MNKDWTPQQQRARTWLEIAIVLALSLGSSAVYSIVSLIRKLTTPEALNAQKTVINQPLSDQPIFDLVYQLLGIAFGLVPVVLVFWLLAKPGQSAFTQLGFNFKEPGKDLLRGFGLAAVIGIPGLALYLIGHALGITVTIVPTALDTYWWTIPVLVLAALRAALVEELIVVGYLFTRLRELGWRTWQIITASALLRGSYHLYQGFGPFIGNVVMGVVFGLAYQRWGRTMPLVIAHWILDIVSFTGYAAMKALAPGFLPGT, encoded by the coding sequence ATGAATAAAGACTGGACACCCCAGCAACAGCGAGCGCGAACTTGGCTGGAAATAGCCATTGTTCTCGCGCTCTCGTTGGGTTCTTCAGCGGTGTACTCCATCGTTTCGCTGATACGAAAGCTCACCACTCCTGAAGCGCTCAATGCGCAAAAGACGGTGATTAACCAGCCGCTATCTGACCAGCCGATTTTTGATCTGGTTTACCAACTCTTAGGTATTGCTTTTGGCTTGGTCCCTGTGGTGCTCGTGTTCTGGCTCTTGGCGAAGCCAGGCCAGAGTGCTTTCACCCAACTAGGTTTCAACTTCAAGGAACCAGGCAAAGATCTCCTACGCGGATTCGGCCTTGCTGCAGTTATCGGCATTCCCGGTCTTGCGTTGTACTTGATTGGCCACGCGCTGGGAATTACCGTCACGATTGTTCCAACAGCTTTGGATACCTATTGGTGGACAATCCCTGTGCTGGTGCTGGCTGCGTTGCGTGCCGCACTTGTAGAAGAGCTCATCGTGGTGGGATACCTGTTTACTCGCCTACGTGAGCTGGGTTGGCGCACGTGGCAGATCATCACCGCTAGCGCACTTCTTCGCGGTAGCTATCACCTCTATCAAGGCTTTGGGCCCTTTATCGGCAATGTCGTGATGGGTGTGGTCTTTGGATTGGCCTATCAGCGCTGGGGCCGCACAATGCCCTTGGTTATTGCGCACTGGATTTTAGATATTGTCTCCTTCACCGGCTACGCCGCCATGAAGGCGCTAGCTCCCGGCTTCCTGCCAGGAACCTAG
- a CDS encoding bacteriorhodopsin-like, whose translation MNNLSELLTDTQFNIVFNMLSLGIASMLFTTFFLVLARDRVLPRYRLAVLISATVTGIAAYHYFRMFDSFNHAFSSLDGAMNNAAVYNVGYRYVDWLLTVPLLLMEIVAVLALTRQLQSSLLKRLVPAAALMIVLGYPGDAKLDIWGIAPSVWGLLSTIPFLYILYVLFIELSKSLVRQSAGVQKKIKQLRLLLIATWGVYPIAFIFAMNSDGFVADQFVAREVGYTIADILAKCLFGLLIFSIARMKSAEDDAEFAKTEFRD comes from the coding sequence ATGAATAATCTGTCCGAACTGTTGACTGATACCCAGTTCAACATTGTTTTCAACATGCTCTCGCTGGGTATTGCCAGCATGTTGTTCACTACGTTCTTCCTGGTATTAGCCAGAGATCGTGTGCTCCCGCGTTATCGTCTCGCAGTCCTCATCTCTGCAACAGTGACAGGCATTGCCGCCTATCACTACTTCAGAATGTTCGACTCGTTCAACCACGCATTCTCATCACTCGATGGTGCAATGAACAATGCAGCTGTCTACAACGTGGGTTACCGCTACGTTGACTGGCTGCTGACCGTTCCGTTGCTTCTGATGGAAATTGTTGCCGTCCTAGCACTGACCAGACAGCTCCAGAGCTCACTGCTCAAGCGCCTGGTGCCTGCGGCAGCACTGATGATTGTTCTTGGATATCCCGGAGACGCCAAGCTTGACATCTGGGGTATTGCTCCATCTGTCTGGGGTCTGCTCTCCACCATCCCCTTCCTCTACATCCTGTATGTGCTCTTCATCGAGCTCAGCAAGAGCCTGGTTCGCCAGTCTGCAGGAGTGCAGAAGAAGATCAAGCAGCTTCGTCTTTTGCTGATCGCAACCTGGGGCGTTTACCCCATCGCCTTCATCTTCGCGATGAACAGCGATGGTTTCGTAGCTGACCAGTTTGTCGCTCGCGAAGTTGGATACACCATCGCCGACATCCTGGCGAAGTGTTTGTTCGGTCTGCTCATCTTCTCGATTGCTCGCATGAAGTCCGCAGAGGACGATGCAGAGTTCGCGAAGACTGAGTTCCGCGACTAA